One window from the genome of Garra rufa chromosome 1, GarRuf1.0, whole genome shotgun sequence encodes:
- the c1h17orf75 gene encoding protein Njmu-R1 isoform X2 codes for MFTSQTSSFQESIDVDERDADFDNEEIAGYSQKIQQINSYYAIYYYQNTSLTLLDASLPPEAEPELRSYISRRLSKGALLGGMGNIATVELSIPEQAVGCYCCLLEQEKSPEQPEADGNGWVVCLLGGSEKGLNLFRIELDKYVQGLQGCLTPEMQNLETEVMPYLNRWYEESVMHIHRVVQMLQANVGYLLHAALSHKLVEVTGVDEKTKADVARFIKAASLQGLVQEDTTTASLCKAISEDSHTSLIIDCSTSPPTLTNEVSNRFCDDWIQAFLNAAERFNPFLLRQILENFKLKAIQDMNNLKRFIRQAEMSHYALFRCCLFLQSCGNGDVLLQNARAEHSSLPEACGIINVLEEFLGENAQGTVY; via the exons ATGTTTACATCCCAGACCTCTTCCTTCCAGGAGTCCATAGACGTGGATGAAAGAGATGCAGACTTCGACAACGAAGAGATCGCCGGATATAGCCAGAAAATACAACAGATTAACAGCTACTATGCCATATACTACTACCAGAACACAAG TCTTACACTGCTGGACGCCAGCTTGCCACCTGAGGCTGAGCCAGAACTACGAAGCTACATCTCCCGCAGGCTGAGCAAGGGCGCTTTGCTTGGGGGTATGGGTAACATTGCCACTGTGGAGCTAAG CATCCCTGAGCAAGCGGTGGGCTGTTACTGCTGTTTGCTGGAGCAGGAGAAATCTCCAGAACAGCCTGAGGCCGATGGCAACGGCTGGGTGGTGTGTCTACTCGGAGGATCAGAGAAGGGCCTGAATCT ATTTAGAATTGAGCTGGACAAGTACGTCCAGGGTCTGCAAGGCTGTTTGACTCCAGAG ATGCAGAATTTGGAGACAGAAGTCATGCCCTACCTGAACCGCTGGTATGAAGAGTCAGTTATGCACATTCACAGAGTGGTTCAGATGTTGCAGGCAAACGTTGGATACCTTCTGCATGCT GCTTTGAGTCACAAGCTTGTCGAGGTCACAGGGGTAGATGAGAAGACAAAAGCAGACGTAGCAAG ATTTATCAAAGCCGCAAGCCTGCAGGGTCTAGTTCAGGAAGACACCACTACAGCCTCGCTCTGTAAGGCCATTTCAGAGGACTCTCACACCAGTCTGATCATCGACTGCTCAACCAGCCCACCTACACTCACTAATGAAG TCAGTAACCGGTTCTGCGATGACTGGATCCAGGCCTTCCTCAATGCTGCGGAACGCTTTAACCCTTTCCTTCTCCGTCAAATCCTGGAGAACTTTAAACTTAAG GCTATCCAGGACATGAACAACCTGAAGCGCTTTATCCGTCAGGCTGAAATGAGCCACTACGCTCTGTTCCGCTGCTGTCTGTTCCTGCAGAGCTGTGGAAACGGAGATGTGCTGCTGCAGAACGCACGGGCCGAGCACAGCAGCCTCCCTGAGGCCTGTGGCATCATTAATGTGCTGGAGGAGTTCCTCGGGGAGAATGCACAGGGTACGGTGTACTGA
- the c1h17orf75 gene encoding protein Njmu-R1 isoform X1: MFTSQTSSFQESIDVDERDADFDNEEIAGYSQKIQQINSYYAIYYYQNTRSEASGESVAWSQRRSDSTTSQEDFSLTLLDASLPPEAEPELRSYISRRLSKGALLGGMGNIATVELSIPEQAVGCYCCLLEQEKSPEQPEADGNGWVVCLLGGSEKGLNLFRIELDKYVQGLQGCLTPEMQNLETEVMPYLNRWYEESVMHIHRVVQMLQANVGYLLHAALSHKLVEVTGVDEKTKADVARFIKAASLQGLVQEDTTTASLCKAISEDSHTSLIIDCSTSPPTLTNEVSNRFCDDWIQAFLNAAERFNPFLLRQILENFKLKAIQDMNNLKRFIRQAEMSHYALFRCCLFLQSCGNGDVLLQNARAEHSSLPEACGIINVLEEFLGENAQGTVY; this comes from the exons ATGTTTACATCCCAGACCTCTTCCTTCCAGGAGTCCATAGACGTGGATGAAAGAGATGCAGACTTCGACAACGAAGAGATCGCCGGATATAGCCAGAAAATACAACAGATTAACAGCTACTATGCCATATACTACTACCAGAACACAAG ATCTGAGGCTTCTGGAGAAAGTGTGGCCTGGAGCCAGAGGAGATCAGACTCAACTACAAGTCAGGAAGactttag TCTTACACTGCTGGACGCCAGCTTGCCACCTGAGGCTGAGCCAGAACTACGAAGCTACATCTCCCGCAGGCTGAGCAAGGGCGCTTTGCTTGGGGGTATGGGTAACATTGCCACTGTGGAGCTAAG CATCCCTGAGCAAGCGGTGGGCTGTTACTGCTGTTTGCTGGAGCAGGAGAAATCTCCAGAACAGCCTGAGGCCGATGGCAACGGCTGGGTGGTGTGTCTACTCGGAGGATCAGAGAAGGGCCTGAATCT ATTTAGAATTGAGCTGGACAAGTACGTCCAGGGTCTGCAAGGCTGTTTGACTCCAGAG ATGCAGAATTTGGAGACAGAAGTCATGCCCTACCTGAACCGCTGGTATGAAGAGTCAGTTATGCACATTCACAGAGTGGTTCAGATGTTGCAGGCAAACGTTGGATACCTTCTGCATGCT GCTTTGAGTCACAAGCTTGTCGAGGTCACAGGGGTAGATGAGAAGACAAAAGCAGACGTAGCAAG ATTTATCAAAGCCGCAAGCCTGCAGGGTCTAGTTCAGGAAGACACCACTACAGCCTCGCTCTGTAAGGCCATTTCAGAGGACTCTCACACCAGTCTGATCATCGACTGCTCAACCAGCCCACCTACACTCACTAATGAAG TCAGTAACCGGTTCTGCGATGACTGGATCCAGGCCTTCCTCAATGCTGCGGAACGCTTTAACCCTTTCCTTCTCCGTCAAATCCTGGAGAACTTTAAACTTAAG GCTATCCAGGACATGAACAACCTGAAGCGCTTTATCCGTCAGGCTGAAATGAGCCACTACGCTCTGTTCCGCTGCTGTCTGTTCCTGCAGAGCTGTGGAAACGGAGATGTGCTGCTGCAGAACGCACGGGCCGAGCACAGCAGCCTCCCTGAGGCCTGTGGCATCATTAATGTGCTGGAGGAGTTCCTCGGGGAGAATGCACAGGGTACGGTGTACTGA